In the genome of Pseudorca crassidens isolate mPseCra1 chromosome 12, mPseCra1.hap1, whole genome shotgun sequence, one region contains:
- the MBD1 gene encoding methyl-CpG-binding domain protein 1 isoform X28: MAEDWLDCPALGPGWKRREVFRKSGATCGRSDTYYQSPTGDRIRSKVELTRYLGPACDLTLFDFKQGILCYPAPKAHSLAIPSRKRKKPSKPAKAQKRQVGPSKSEVRKEAPRDETKADAGTVPASLPAPGCCENCGISFSGDGTRRQRLKTLCKDCRAQRIAFNREQRMFKRVGCGECAACQVTEDCGACSTCLLQLPHDVASGLFCKCERRRCLRIVERSRGCGVCRGCQTREDCGRCRVCLRPPRPGLRRQWRCVQRRCLRGKHGRRRGGCDSKVAPRRRPPRTQPLPALPPSQPPESPELHPRALAPSPPAEFIYYCVDEDELQPYTNRRQNRKCGACAACLRRMDCGHCDFCCDKPKFGGSNQKRQKCRWRQCLQFAMKRLLPSVWAGSEDGAGPPAPYPRRKRPGSARRPRLGQTPKPPLATPMAQPDRAQTPVKQEAGSGFVLPPPGTDLVFLREGASSPVQVPGPAPASTAALLQEAQCPGLSWVVALPQVKQEKADAQEDWTPGTAILTSPVLLPGCPSKAVDPGLPPVKQEPPDPEEDKEEENKDDPTADLAPEEEAGGAGTPVITEIFSLGGSRLRDTAVWLPRSKDLKKPGARKQ, translated from the exons ATGGCTGAGGACTGGCTGGACTGCCCggccctgggccctggctggAAGCGCCGTGAGGTCTTTCGCAAGTCAGGTGCCACCTGTGGACGCTCAGACACCTATTACCAGAG ccccacaggaGACAGGATCCGAAGCAAAGTTGAGCTGACCCGATACCTGGGCCCTGCGTGCGATCTCACCCTCTTTGACTTCAAACAAGGCATCCTGTGCTATCCAGCCCCCAAG GCCCATTCCTTGGCCATCCCCAGCAGGAAGCGGAAGAAGCCTTCGAAGCCAGCCAAGGCTCAGAAACGTCAGGTTGGACCTTCGAAGAGCGAAGTCAGGAAGGAGGCCCCAAGGGATGAGACCAAGGCTGATGCTGGCACAGTCCCAGCCTCACTTCCTGCGcctgg GTGCTGTGAGAACTGTGGAATCAGCTTTTCAGGGGATGGAACCCGACGGCAGCGGCTCAAGACTCTGTGCAAGGACTGCCGAG CACAGAGAATTGCTTTCAACCGGGAGCAGAGGATGTTTAAG CGTGTGGGCTGCGGGGAGTGTGCGGCCTGCCAGGTAACAGAAGACTGTGGGGCCTGCTCCACCTGCCTTCTGCAGTTGCCCCATGATGTGGCCTCGGGGCTGTTCTGCAAGTGTGAGCGAAGACGGTGCCTCCGGATTGTGGAAAGG AGCCGAGGGTGTGGAGTGTGCCGGGGCTGTCAGACCCGAGAGGACTGTGGCCGTTGTCGAGTCTGCCTTCGCCCTCCCCGCCCTGGTCTCAGGCGCCAGTGGAGGTGCGTCCAGCGGCGTTGCCTGCGG GGTAAACACGGCCGCCGCAGGGGAGGCTGCGACTCCAAGGTGGCTCCCCGGCGGCGCCCCCCCCGAACCCAGCCACTGCCTGCACTTCCGCCCTCGCAGCCTCCAGAGTCTCCAGAGCTG CACCCCAGAGCCCTGGCCCCCTCGCCACCTGCTGAATTCATCTATTACTGTGTAGACGAGGACGAGCTA CAGCCTTACACGAACCGTCGGCAGAACCGCAAGTGTGGGGCCTGTGCGGCCTGCCTGCGGCGGATGGACTGTGGCCACTGCGACTTCTGCTGTGATAAGCCCAAATTCGGGGGCAGCAACCAGAAGCGCCAGAAGTGTCGTTGGCGCCAGTGCCTGCAGTTTGCTATG AAGCGGCTGCTGCCAAGTGTCTGGGCAGGTTCCGAGGATGGCGCCGGGCCACCCGCACCTTACCCGCGTCGAAAGAGGCCTGGCTCTGCTCGAAGGCCCCGTCTGGGTCAGACCCCGAAGCCTCCCTTGGCCACGCCCATGGCCCAGCCAGACCGTGCCCAGACTCCAGTGAAGCAGGAAGCAGGCAGTGGCTTTGTGCTGCCCCCGCCTGGCACCGACCTCGTGTTCTTACGGGAGGGTGCAAGCAGTCCCGTGCAGGTGCCTGGCCCAGCTCCAGCCTCCACAGCGGCTCTGTTACAG GAGGCCCAGTGCCCTGGCCTGAGTTGGGTCGTGGCCTTACCCCAGGTGAAGCAAGAGAAGGCGGATGCCCAGGAAGACTGGACACCGGGCACAGCCATCCTGACTTCTCCTGTATTGCTGCCTGGCTGCCCCAGCAAG GCAGTAGACCCAGGCCTGCCACCTGTGAAGCAAGAGCCACCTGACCCTGAGGAGGACAAGGAGGAGGAGAACAAGGATGACCCCACCGCTGACTTGGCCCCagaggaggaggcaggaggggctggCACGCCCGTG ATCACGGAGATTTTCAGCCTGGGTGGATCCCGCCTCCGGGACACAGCAGTCTGGTTGCCAAG GTCCAAGGACCTTAAAAAACCTGGAGCTAGAAAGCAGTAG
- the MBD1 gene encoding methyl-CpG-binding domain protein 1 isoform X3, which yields MAEDWLDCPALGPGWKRREVFRKSGATCGRSDTYYQSPTGDRIRSKVELTRYLGPACDLTLFDFKQGILCYPAPKAHSLAIPSRKRKKPSKPAKAQKRQVGPSKSEVRKEAPRDETKADAGTVPASLPAPGCCENCGISFSGDGTRRQRLKTLCKDCRAQRIAFNREQRMFKRVGCGECAACQVTEDCGACSTCLLQLPHDVASGLFCKCERRRCLRIVERSRGCGVCRGCQTREDCGRCRVCLRPPRPGLRRQWRCVQRRCLRHLAHRLRRHHQRCQRRPPLAVAPPAGKHGRRRGGCDSKVAPRRRPPRTQPLPALPPSQPPESPELHPRALAPSPPAEFIYYCVDEDELPYTNRRQNRKCGACAACLRRMDCGHCDFCCDKPKFGGSNQKRQKCRWRQCLQFAMKRLLPSVWAGSEDGAGPPAPYPRRKRPGSARRPRLGQTPKPPLATPMAQPDRAQTPVKQEAGSGFVLPPPGTDLVFLREGASSPVQVPGPAPASTAALLQEAQCPGLSWVVALPQVKQEKADAQEDWTPGTAILTSPVLLPGCPSKAVDPGLPPVKQEPPDPEEDKEEENKDDPTADLAPEEEAGGAGTPVITEIFSLGGSRLRDTAVWLPSLQGRQSGREDGCKEWETEETLAPTSTSCKPRGWPGTHVSLSPPPTSMMWVSCRRSWCPSSQS from the exons ATGGCTGAGGACTGGCTGGACTGCCCggccctgggccctggctggAAGCGCCGTGAGGTCTTTCGCAAGTCAGGTGCCACCTGTGGACGCTCAGACACCTATTACCAGAG ccccacaggaGACAGGATCCGAAGCAAAGTTGAGCTGACCCGATACCTGGGCCCTGCGTGCGATCTCACCCTCTTTGACTTCAAACAAGGCATCCTGTGCTATCCAGCCCCCAAG GCCCATTCCTTGGCCATCCCCAGCAGGAAGCGGAAGAAGCCTTCGAAGCCAGCCAAGGCTCAGAAACGTCAGGTTGGACCTTCGAAGAGCGAAGTCAGGAAGGAGGCCCCAAGGGATGAGACCAAGGCTGATGCTGGCACAGTCCCAGCCTCACTTCCTGCGcctgg GTGCTGTGAGAACTGTGGAATCAGCTTTTCAGGGGATGGAACCCGACGGCAGCGGCTCAAGACTCTGTGCAAGGACTGCCGAG CACAGAGAATTGCTTTCAACCGGGAGCAGAGGATGTTTAAG CGTGTGGGCTGCGGGGAGTGTGCGGCCTGCCAGGTAACAGAAGACTGTGGGGCCTGCTCCACCTGCCTTCTGCAGTTGCCCCATGATGTGGCCTCGGGGCTGTTCTGCAAGTGTGAGCGAAGACGGTGCCTCCGGATTGTGGAAAGG AGCCGAGGGTGTGGAGTGTGCCGGGGCTGTCAGACCCGAGAGGACTGTGGCCGTTGTCGAGTCTGCCTTCGCCCTCCCCGCCCTGGTCTCAGGCGCCAGTGGAGGTGCGTCCAGCGGCGTTGCCTGCGG CACCTTGCACACCGCCTCCGCCGCCACCATCAGCGATGTCAACGACGCCCTCCCCTAGCTGTGGCTCCCCCTGCT GGTAAACACGGCCGCCGCAGGGGAGGCTGCGACTCCAAGGTGGCTCCCCGGCGGCGCCCCCCCCGAACCCAGCCACTGCCTGCACTTCCGCCCTCGCAGCCTCCAGAGTCTCCAGAGCTG CACCCCAGAGCCCTGGCCCCCTCGCCACCTGCTGAATTCATCTATTACTGTGTAGACGAGGACGAGCTA CCTTACACGAACCGTCGGCAGAACCGCAAGTGTGGGGCCTGTGCGGCCTGCCTGCGGCGGATGGACTGTGGCCACTGCGACTTCTGCTGTGATAAGCCCAAATTCGGGGGCAGCAACCAGAAGCGCCAGAAGTGTCGTTGGCGCCAGTGCCTGCAGTTTGCTATG AAGCGGCTGCTGCCAAGTGTCTGGGCAGGTTCCGAGGATGGCGCCGGGCCACCCGCACCTTACCCGCGTCGAAAGAGGCCTGGCTCTGCTCGAAGGCCCCGTCTGGGTCAGACCCCGAAGCCTCCCTTGGCCACGCCCATGGCCCAGCCAGACCGTGCCCAGACTCCAGTGAAGCAGGAAGCAGGCAGTGGCTTTGTGCTGCCCCCGCCTGGCACCGACCTCGTGTTCTTACGGGAGGGTGCAAGCAGTCCCGTGCAGGTGCCTGGCCCAGCTCCAGCCTCCACAGCGGCTCTGTTACAG GAGGCCCAGTGCCCTGGCCTGAGTTGGGTCGTGGCCTTACCCCAGGTGAAGCAAGAGAAGGCGGATGCCCAGGAAGACTGGACACCGGGCACAGCCATCCTGACTTCTCCTGTATTGCTGCCTGGCTGCCCCAGCAAG GCAGTAGACCCAGGCCTGCCACCTGTGAAGCAAGAGCCACCTGACCCTGAGGAGGACAAGGAGGAGGAGAACAAGGATGACCCCACCGCTGACTTGGCCCCagaggaggaggcaggaggggctggCACGCCCGTG ATCACGGAGATTTTCAGCCTGGGTGGATCCCGCCTCCGGGACACAGCAGTCTGGTTGCCAAG TCTGCAGGGCAGGCAATCGGGAAGGGAAGATGGATGTAAAGAGTGGGAGACCGAGGAGACACTGGCGCCCACGAGCACGAGCTGCAAACCACGCGGATGGCCCGGAACCCATGTCAGCCTCTCACCACCTCCAACTTCGATGATGTGGGTTTCCTGCAGAAGAAGCTGGTGCCCTTCATCACAGAGTTAA
- the MBD1 gene encoding methyl-CpG-binding domain protein 1 isoform X38, whose product MAEDWLDCPALGPGWKRREVFRKSGATCGRSDTYYQSPTGDRIRSKVELTRYLGPACDLTLFDFKQGILCYPAPKAHSLAIPSRKRKKPSKPAKAQKRQVGPSKSEVRKEAPRDETKADAGTVPASLPAPGCCENCGISFSGDGTRRQRLKTLCKDCRAQRIAFNREQRMFKLPHDVASGLFCKCERRRCLRIVERSRGCGVCRGCQTREDCGRCRVCLRPPRPGLRRQWRCVQRRCLRGKHGRRRGGCDSKVAPRRRPPRTQPLPALPPSQPPESPELHPRALAPSPPAEFIYYCVDEDELQPYTNRRQNRKCGACAACLRRMDCGHCDFCCDKPKFGGSNQKRQKCRWRQCLQFAMKRLLPSVWAGSEDGAGPPAPYPRRKRPGSARRPRLGQTPKPPLATPMAQPDRAQTPVKQEAGSGFVLPPPGTDLVFLREGASSPVQVPGPAPASTAALLQEAQCPGLSWVVALPQVKQEKADAQEDWTPGTAILTSPVLLPGCPSKAVDPGLPPVKQEPPDPEEDKEEENKDDPTADLAPEEEAGGAGTPVITEIFSLGGSRLRDTAVWLPRSKDLKKPGARKQ is encoded by the exons ATGGCTGAGGACTGGCTGGACTGCCCggccctgggccctggctggAAGCGCCGTGAGGTCTTTCGCAAGTCAGGTGCCACCTGTGGACGCTCAGACACCTATTACCAGAG ccccacaggaGACAGGATCCGAAGCAAAGTTGAGCTGACCCGATACCTGGGCCCTGCGTGCGATCTCACCCTCTTTGACTTCAAACAAGGCATCCTGTGCTATCCAGCCCCCAAG GCCCATTCCTTGGCCATCCCCAGCAGGAAGCGGAAGAAGCCTTCGAAGCCAGCCAAGGCTCAGAAACGTCAGGTTGGACCTTCGAAGAGCGAAGTCAGGAAGGAGGCCCCAAGGGATGAGACCAAGGCTGATGCTGGCACAGTCCCAGCCTCACTTCCTGCGcctgg GTGCTGTGAGAACTGTGGAATCAGCTTTTCAGGGGATGGAACCCGACGGCAGCGGCTCAAGACTCTGTGCAAGGACTGCCGAG CACAGAGAATTGCTTTCAACCGGGAGCAGAGGATGTTTAAG TTGCCCCATGATGTGGCCTCGGGGCTGTTCTGCAAGTGTGAGCGAAGACGGTGCCTCCGGATTGTGGAAAGG AGCCGAGGGTGTGGAGTGTGCCGGGGCTGTCAGACCCGAGAGGACTGTGGCCGTTGTCGAGTCTGCCTTCGCCCTCCCCGCCCTGGTCTCAGGCGCCAGTGGAGGTGCGTCCAGCGGCGTTGCCTGCGG GGTAAACACGGCCGCCGCAGGGGAGGCTGCGACTCCAAGGTGGCTCCCCGGCGGCGCCCCCCCCGAACCCAGCCACTGCCTGCACTTCCGCCCTCGCAGCCTCCAGAGTCTCCAGAGCTG CACCCCAGAGCCCTGGCCCCCTCGCCACCTGCTGAATTCATCTATTACTGTGTAGACGAGGACGAGCTA CAGCCTTACACGAACCGTCGGCAGAACCGCAAGTGTGGGGCCTGTGCGGCCTGCCTGCGGCGGATGGACTGTGGCCACTGCGACTTCTGCTGTGATAAGCCCAAATTCGGGGGCAGCAACCAGAAGCGCCAGAAGTGTCGTTGGCGCCAGTGCCTGCAGTTTGCTATG AAGCGGCTGCTGCCAAGTGTCTGGGCAGGTTCCGAGGATGGCGCCGGGCCACCCGCACCTTACCCGCGTCGAAAGAGGCCTGGCTCTGCTCGAAGGCCCCGTCTGGGTCAGACCCCGAAGCCTCCCTTGGCCACGCCCATGGCCCAGCCAGACCGTGCCCAGACTCCAGTGAAGCAGGAAGCAGGCAGTGGCTTTGTGCTGCCCCCGCCTGGCACCGACCTCGTGTTCTTACGGGAGGGTGCAAGCAGTCCCGTGCAGGTGCCTGGCCCAGCTCCAGCCTCCACAGCGGCTCTGTTACAG GAGGCCCAGTGCCCTGGCCTGAGTTGGGTCGTGGCCTTACCCCAGGTGAAGCAAGAGAAGGCGGATGCCCAGGAAGACTGGACACCGGGCACAGCCATCCTGACTTCTCCTGTATTGCTGCCTGGCTGCCCCAGCAAG GCAGTAGACCCAGGCCTGCCACCTGTGAAGCAAGAGCCACCTGACCCTGAGGAGGACAAGGAGGAGGAGAACAAGGATGACCCCACCGCTGACTTGGCCCCagaggaggaggcaggaggggctggCACGCCCGTG ATCACGGAGATTTTCAGCCTGGGTGGATCCCGCCTCCGGGACACAGCAGTCTGGTTGCCAAG GTCCAAGGACCTTAAAAAACCTGGAGCTAGAAAGCAGTAG
- the MBD1 gene encoding methyl-CpG-binding domain protein 1 isoform X33 → MAEDWLDCPALGPGWKRREVFRKSGATCGRSDTYYQSPTGDRIRSKVELTRYLGPACDLTLFDFKQGILCYPAPKAHSLAIPSRKRKKPSKPAKAQKRQVGPSKSEVRKEAPRDETKADAGTVPASLPAPGCCENCGISFSGDGTRRQRLKTLCKDCRAQRIAFNREQRMFKRVGCGECAACQVTEDCGACSTCLLQLPHDVASGLFCKCERRRCLRIVERSRGCGVCRGCQTREDCGRCRVCLRPPRPGLRRQWRCVQRRCLRGKHGRRRGGCDSKVAPRRRPPRTQPLPALPPSQPPESPELQPYTNRRQNRKCGACAACLRRMDCGHCDFCCDKPKFGGSNQKRQKCRWRQCLQFAMKRLLPSVWAGSEDGAGPPAPYPRRKRPGSARRPRLGQTPKPPLATPMAQPDRAQTPVKQEAGSGFVLPPPGTDLVFLREGASSPVQVPGPAPASTAALLQEAQCPGLSWVVALPQVKQEKADAQEDWTPGTAILTSPVLLPGCPSKAVDPGLPPVKQEPPDPEEDKEEENKDDPTADLAPEEEAGGAGTPVITEIFSLGGSRLRDTAVWLPRSKDLKKPGARKQ, encoded by the exons ATGGCTGAGGACTGGCTGGACTGCCCggccctgggccctggctggAAGCGCCGTGAGGTCTTTCGCAAGTCAGGTGCCACCTGTGGACGCTCAGACACCTATTACCAGAG ccccacaggaGACAGGATCCGAAGCAAAGTTGAGCTGACCCGATACCTGGGCCCTGCGTGCGATCTCACCCTCTTTGACTTCAAACAAGGCATCCTGTGCTATCCAGCCCCCAAG GCCCATTCCTTGGCCATCCCCAGCAGGAAGCGGAAGAAGCCTTCGAAGCCAGCCAAGGCTCAGAAACGTCAGGTTGGACCTTCGAAGAGCGAAGTCAGGAAGGAGGCCCCAAGGGATGAGACCAAGGCTGATGCTGGCACAGTCCCAGCCTCACTTCCTGCGcctgg GTGCTGTGAGAACTGTGGAATCAGCTTTTCAGGGGATGGAACCCGACGGCAGCGGCTCAAGACTCTGTGCAAGGACTGCCGAG CACAGAGAATTGCTTTCAACCGGGAGCAGAGGATGTTTAAG CGTGTGGGCTGCGGGGAGTGTGCGGCCTGCCAGGTAACAGAAGACTGTGGGGCCTGCTCCACCTGCCTTCTGCAGTTGCCCCATGATGTGGCCTCGGGGCTGTTCTGCAAGTGTGAGCGAAGACGGTGCCTCCGGATTGTGGAAAGG AGCCGAGGGTGTGGAGTGTGCCGGGGCTGTCAGACCCGAGAGGACTGTGGCCGTTGTCGAGTCTGCCTTCGCCCTCCCCGCCCTGGTCTCAGGCGCCAGTGGAGGTGCGTCCAGCGGCGTTGCCTGCGG GGTAAACACGGCCGCCGCAGGGGAGGCTGCGACTCCAAGGTGGCTCCCCGGCGGCGCCCCCCCCGAACCCAGCCACTGCCTGCACTTCCGCCCTCGCAGCCTCCAGAGTCTCCAGAGCTG CAGCCTTACACGAACCGTCGGCAGAACCGCAAGTGTGGGGCCTGTGCGGCCTGCCTGCGGCGGATGGACTGTGGCCACTGCGACTTCTGCTGTGATAAGCCCAAATTCGGGGGCAGCAACCAGAAGCGCCAGAAGTGTCGTTGGCGCCAGTGCCTGCAGTTTGCTATG AAGCGGCTGCTGCCAAGTGTCTGGGCAGGTTCCGAGGATGGCGCCGGGCCACCCGCACCTTACCCGCGTCGAAAGAGGCCTGGCTCTGCTCGAAGGCCCCGTCTGGGTCAGACCCCGAAGCCTCCCTTGGCCACGCCCATGGCCCAGCCAGACCGTGCCCAGACTCCAGTGAAGCAGGAAGCAGGCAGTGGCTTTGTGCTGCCCCCGCCTGGCACCGACCTCGTGTTCTTACGGGAGGGTGCAAGCAGTCCCGTGCAGGTGCCTGGCCCAGCTCCAGCCTCCACAGCGGCTCTGTTACAG GAGGCCCAGTGCCCTGGCCTGAGTTGGGTCGTGGCCTTACCCCAGGTGAAGCAAGAGAAGGCGGATGCCCAGGAAGACTGGACACCGGGCACAGCCATCCTGACTTCTCCTGTATTGCTGCCTGGCTGCCCCAGCAAG GCAGTAGACCCAGGCCTGCCACCTGTGAAGCAAGAGCCACCTGACCCTGAGGAGGACAAGGAGGAGGAGAACAAGGATGACCCCACCGCTGACTTGGCCCCagaggaggaggcaggaggggctggCACGCCCGTG ATCACGGAGATTTTCAGCCTGGGTGGATCCCGCCTCCGGGACACAGCAGTCTGGTTGCCAAG GTCCAAGGACCTTAAAAAACCTGGAGCTAGAAAGCAGTAG
- the MBD1 gene encoding methyl-CpG-binding domain protein 1 isoform X36 codes for MAEDWLDCPALGPGWKRREVFRKSGATCGRSDTYYQSPTGDRIRSKVELTRYLGPACDLTLFDFKQGILCYPAPKAHSLAIPSRKRKKPSKPAKAQKRQVGPSKSEVRKEAPRDETKADAGTVPASLPAPGCCENCGISFSGDGTRRQRLKTLCKDCRAQRIAFNREQRMFKRVGCGECAACQVTEDCGACSTCLLQLPHDVASGLFCKCERRRCLRIVERSRGCGVCRGCQTREDCGRCRVCLRPPRPGLRRQWRCVQRRCLRGKHGRRRGGCDSKVAPRRRPPRTQPLPALPPSQPPESPELHPRALAPSPPAEFIYYCVDEDELQPYTNRRQNRKCGACAACLRRMDCGHCDFCCDKPKFGGSNQKRQKCRWRQCLQFAMKRLLPSVWAGSEDGAGPPAPYPRRKRPGSARRPRLGQTPKPPLATPMAQPDRAQTPVKQEAGSGFVLPPPGTDLVFLREGASSPVQVPGPAPASTAALLQAVDPGLPPVKQEPPDPEEDKEEENKDDPTADLAPEEEAGGAGTPVITEIFSLGGSRLRDTAVWLPRSKDLKKPGARKQ; via the exons ATGGCTGAGGACTGGCTGGACTGCCCggccctgggccctggctggAAGCGCCGTGAGGTCTTTCGCAAGTCAGGTGCCACCTGTGGACGCTCAGACACCTATTACCAGAG ccccacaggaGACAGGATCCGAAGCAAAGTTGAGCTGACCCGATACCTGGGCCCTGCGTGCGATCTCACCCTCTTTGACTTCAAACAAGGCATCCTGTGCTATCCAGCCCCCAAG GCCCATTCCTTGGCCATCCCCAGCAGGAAGCGGAAGAAGCCTTCGAAGCCAGCCAAGGCTCAGAAACGTCAGGTTGGACCTTCGAAGAGCGAAGTCAGGAAGGAGGCCCCAAGGGATGAGACCAAGGCTGATGCTGGCACAGTCCCAGCCTCACTTCCTGCGcctgg GTGCTGTGAGAACTGTGGAATCAGCTTTTCAGGGGATGGAACCCGACGGCAGCGGCTCAAGACTCTGTGCAAGGACTGCCGAG CACAGAGAATTGCTTTCAACCGGGAGCAGAGGATGTTTAAG CGTGTGGGCTGCGGGGAGTGTGCGGCCTGCCAGGTAACAGAAGACTGTGGGGCCTGCTCCACCTGCCTTCTGCAGTTGCCCCATGATGTGGCCTCGGGGCTGTTCTGCAAGTGTGAGCGAAGACGGTGCCTCCGGATTGTGGAAAGG AGCCGAGGGTGTGGAGTGTGCCGGGGCTGTCAGACCCGAGAGGACTGTGGCCGTTGTCGAGTCTGCCTTCGCCCTCCCCGCCCTGGTCTCAGGCGCCAGTGGAGGTGCGTCCAGCGGCGTTGCCTGCGG GGTAAACACGGCCGCCGCAGGGGAGGCTGCGACTCCAAGGTGGCTCCCCGGCGGCGCCCCCCCCGAACCCAGCCACTGCCTGCACTTCCGCCCTCGCAGCCTCCAGAGTCTCCAGAGCTG CACCCCAGAGCCCTGGCCCCCTCGCCACCTGCTGAATTCATCTATTACTGTGTAGACGAGGACGAGCTA CAGCCTTACACGAACCGTCGGCAGAACCGCAAGTGTGGGGCCTGTGCGGCCTGCCTGCGGCGGATGGACTGTGGCCACTGCGACTTCTGCTGTGATAAGCCCAAATTCGGGGGCAGCAACCAGAAGCGCCAGAAGTGTCGTTGGCGCCAGTGCCTGCAGTTTGCTATG AAGCGGCTGCTGCCAAGTGTCTGGGCAGGTTCCGAGGATGGCGCCGGGCCACCCGCACCTTACCCGCGTCGAAAGAGGCCTGGCTCTGCTCGAAGGCCCCGTCTGGGTCAGACCCCGAAGCCTCCCTTGGCCACGCCCATGGCCCAGCCAGACCGTGCCCAGACTCCAGTGAAGCAGGAAGCAGGCAGTGGCTTTGTGCTGCCCCCGCCTGGCACCGACCTCGTGTTCTTACGGGAGGGTGCAAGCAGTCCCGTGCAGGTGCCTGGCCCAGCTCCAGCCTCCACAGCGGCTCTGTTACAG GCAGTAGACCCAGGCCTGCCACCTGTGAAGCAAGAGCCACCTGACCCTGAGGAGGACAAGGAGGAGGAGAACAAGGATGACCCCACCGCTGACTTGGCCCCagaggaggaggcaggaggggctggCACGCCCGTG ATCACGGAGATTTTCAGCCTGGGTGGATCCCGCCTCCGGGACACAGCAGTCTGGTTGCCAAG GTCCAAGGACCTTAAAAAACCTGGAGCTAGAAAGCAGTAG
- the MBD1 gene encoding methyl-CpG-binding domain protein 1 isoform X29 yields the protein MAEDWLDCPALGPGWKRREVFRKSGATCGRSDTYYQSPTGDRIRSKVELTRYLGPACDLTLFDFKQGILCYPAPKAHSLAIPSRKRKKPSKPAKAQKRQVGPSKSEVRKEAPRDETKADAGTVPASLPAPGCCENCGISFSGDGTRRQRLKTLCKDCRAQRIAFNREQRMFKRVGCGECAACQVTEDCGACSTCLLQLPHDVASGLFCKCERRRCLRIVERSRGCGVCRGCQTREDCGRCRVCLRPPRPGLRRQWRCVQRRCLRGKHGRRRGGCDSKVAPRRRPPRTQPLPALPPSQPPESPELHPRALAPSPPAEFIYYCVDEDELPYTNRRQNRKCGACAACLRRMDCGHCDFCCDKPKFGGSNQKRQKCRWRQCLQFAMKRLLPSVWAGSEDGAGPPAPYPRRKRPGSARRPRLGQTPKPPLATPMAQPDRAQTPVKQEAGSGFVLPPPGTDLVFLREGASSPVQVPGPAPASTAALLQEAQCPGLSWVVALPQVKQEKADAQEDWTPGTAILTSPVLLPGCPSKAVDPGLPPVKQEPPDPEEDKEEENKDDPTADLAPEEEAGGAGTPVITEIFSLGGSRLRDTAVWLPRSKDLKKPGARKQ from the exons ATGGCTGAGGACTGGCTGGACTGCCCggccctgggccctggctggAAGCGCCGTGAGGTCTTTCGCAAGTCAGGTGCCACCTGTGGACGCTCAGACACCTATTACCAGAG ccccacaggaGACAGGATCCGAAGCAAAGTTGAGCTGACCCGATACCTGGGCCCTGCGTGCGATCTCACCCTCTTTGACTTCAAACAAGGCATCCTGTGCTATCCAGCCCCCAAG GCCCATTCCTTGGCCATCCCCAGCAGGAAGCGGAAGAAGCCTTCGAAGCCAGCCAAGGCTCAGAAACGTCAGGTTGGACCTTCGAAGAGCGAAGTCAGGAAGGAGGCCCCAAGGGATGAGACCAAGGCTGATGCTGGCACAGTCCCAGCCTCACTTCCTGCGcctgg GTGCTGTGAGAACTGTGGAATCAGCTTTTCAGGGGATGGAACCCGACGGCAGCGGCTCAAGACTCTGTGCAAGGACTGCCGAG CACAGAGAATTGCTTTCAACCGGGAGCAGAGGATGTTTAAG CGTGTGGGCTGCGGGGAGTGTGCGGCCTGCCAGGTAACAGAAGACTGTGGGGCCTGCTCCACCTGCCTTCTGCAGTTGCCCCATGATGTGGCCTCGGGGCTGTTCTGCAAGTGTGAGCGAAGACGGTGCCTCCGGATTGTGGAAAGG AGCCGAGGGTGTGGAGTGTGCCGGGGCTGTCAGACCCGAGAGGACTGTGGCCGTTGTCGAGTCTGCCTTCGCCCTCCCCGCCCTGGTCTCAGGCGCCAGTGGAGGTGCGTCCAGCGGCGTTGCCTGCGG GGTAAACACGGCCGCCGCAGGGGAGGCTGCGACTCCAAGGTGGCTCCCCGGCGGCGCCCCCCCCGAACCCAGCCACTGCCTGCACTTCCGCCCTCGCAGCCTCCAGAGTCTCCAGAGCTG CACCCCAGAGCCCTGGCCCCCTCGCCACCTGCTGAATTCATCTATTACTGTGTAGACGAGGACGAGCTA CCTTACACGAACCGTCGGCAGAACCGCAAGTGTGGGGCCTGTGCGGCCTGCCTGCGGCGGATGGACTGTGGCCACTGCGACTTCTGCTGTGATAAGCCCAAATTCGGGGGCAGCAACCAGAAGCGCCAGAAGTGTCGTTGGCGCCAGTGCCTGCAGTTTGCTATG AAGCGGCTGCTGCCAAGTGTCTGGGCAGGTTCCGAGGATGGCGCCGGGCCACCCGCACCTTACCCGCGTCGAAAGAGGCCTGGCTCTGCTCGAAGGCCCCGTCTGGGTCAGACCCCGAAGCCTCCCTTGGCCACGCCCATGGCCCAGCCAGACCGTGCCCAGACTCCAGTGAAGCAGGAAGCAGGCAGTGGCTTTGTGCTGCCCCCGCCTGGCACCGACCTCGTGTTCTTACGGGAGGGTGCAAGCAGTCCCGTGCAGGTGCCTGGCCCAGCTCCAGCCTCCACAGCGGCTCTGTTACAG GAGGCCCAGTGCCCTGGCCTGAGTTGGGTCGTGGCCTTACCCCAGGTGAAGCAAGAGAAGGCGGATGCCCAGGAAGACTGGACACCGGGCACAGCCATCCTGACTTCTCCTGTATTGCTGCCTGGCTGCCCCAGCAAG GCAGTAGACCCAGGCCTGCCACCTGTGAAGCAAGAGCCACCTGACCCTGAGGAGGACAAGGAGGAGGAGAACAAGGATGACCCCACCGCTGACTTGGCCCCagaggaggaggcaggaggggctggCACGCCCGTG ATCACGGAGATTTTCAGCCTGGGTGGATCCCGCCTCCGGGACACAGCAGTCTGGTTGCCAAG GTCCAAGGACCTTAAAAAACCTGGAGCTAGAAAGCAGTAG